Proteins encoded by one window of Kineosporia corallincola:
- the cpaB gene encoding Flp pilus assembly protein CpaB, producing MNPRQRRGVLFMLLAGLLGIVVFVMVAGYTSNVTSEVGSKITVYQAKSQIPAYTELTRENLQAVEVPERWTSTSSRQDLSELVGRKIGFAVDGGTVISSDMLLAVSDLNPNEREIAINVDPVTGIGGRVTAGDRVDIYAVFADVNGLAKQVKVLVRDVRVVSIGGQQTVTKSDDNGVGQSDVIPVTLALKPADALAVTYANAFAQEVRLVGLPTDENADRSGEKDEYDAKQLGGRAVPEDAN from the coding sequence TTGAACCCCCGCCAGCGCCGCGGCGTCCTGTTCATGCTCCTCGCCGGGCTGCTCGGGATCGTCGTCTTCGTGATGGTGGCCGGCTACACCTCCAACGTCACCAGCGAGGTCGGCTCGAAGATCACCGTGTACCAGGCGAAGTCGCAGATCCCGGCCTACACCGAGCTGACCCGGGAGAACCTCCAGGCGGTCGAGGTGCCCGAGCGCTGGACCTCCACGTCGAGCCGCCAGGACCTGTCCGAACTGGTCGGCCGCAAGATCGGTTTCGCGGTCGACGGCGGCACGGTGATCAGCTCGGACATGCTGCTCGCCGTCTCCGACCTGAACCCGAACGAGCGCGAGATCGCGATCAACGTCGACCCGGTCACCGGGATCGGCGGCCGGGTGACGGCCGGTGACCGGGTGGACATCTACGCCGTGTTCGCCGACGTCAACGGGCTGGCGAAGCAGGTCAAGGTGCTGGTGCGCGACGTGCGGGTGGTCTCGATCGGGGGGCAGCAGACCGTGACGAAGAGCGATGACAACGGCGTCGGCCAGTCCGACGTGATTCCGGTGACCCTGGCGCTGAAGCCCGCGGACGCCCTGGCGGTGACCTACGCCAACGCCTTCGCCCAGGAGGTCCGGCTGGTCGGTCTGCCGACCGACGAGAATGCCGACCGCAGCGGGGAGAAGGACGAGTACGACGCGAAACAGCTCGGGGGACGAGCCGTTCCGGAGGATGCGAACTGA
- a CDS encoding AAA family ATPase, with protein sequence MITVVIGAADQSVAYELQAALAEMDGIEVQFVVDSTPELAAAVLRLDPDVVLVHDQLGPEPALQTVRDLSLRRPACAQLLVTGSADTNQFSMAMDAGARGVVAFPPAYEDLRVRIAAAGEWAHQMRRILAAPAEGGGMPGGPGRARVISFTGSKGGVGTTTVATHLALDVLRNLPGHRVCLVDLDLEKGDVSGILEVRHRTSVADVAKVSQDLSAQAVGDAVVLHESGLGLLLAPVDVRDIEAVDPQSLREVFAVLRHQYDLIVVDAGSHVTPAQAAAVELADEVVMLVTPDVLALRGLRRTITQWENLGVRKESDVHVLVNRVSRQSSVSIETIRQLTRAPILSAGLPAMFRRLEPVINSRAPLELRDDVWWRALRVVGQEVQVVPGGGTAETPPRRDGRRRSRRRGEDAGQATLEVVGILPALLVVLVVLWQLALVGMTAIWSGHAASAAARAVSVGQDPTAAALGEMPGSMAGDLSVHTSGDAVTVSLRVPVAAPGLASFPGGIETTRTVVMEP encoded by the coding sequence ATGATCACCGTGGTGATCGGCGCGGCCGACCAGTCCGTCGCCTACGAACTCCAGGCCGCGCTGGCCGAGATGGACGGCATCGAGGTCCAGTTCGTGGTGGACTCCACCCCGGAACTGGCCGCCGCCGTGCTCCGGCTCGACCCCGACGTGGTGCTGGTGCACGACCAGCTCGGTCCGGAACCGGCGCTCCAGACCGTGCGCGACCTCTCGCTGCGCCGGCCCGCCTGCGCACAGCTCCTGGTCACCGGTAGCGCCGACACCAACCAGTTCTCGATGGCGATGGACGCCGGGGCACGCGGCGTGGTCGCGTTCCCGCCCGCCTACGAGGACCTGCGGGTGCGGATCGCCGCGGCCGGTGAATGGGCCCACCAGATGCGCCGCATCCTGGCCGCGCCGGCCGAGGGCGGTGGAATGCCGGGTGGTCCCGGCCGGGCCCGGGTGATCTCCTTCACCGGCTCGAAGGGTGGTGTGGGCACCACCACCGTGGCCACCCACCTGGCGCTCGACGTGCTGCGGAACCTGCCCGGTCACCGGGTCTGCCTGGTCGACCTGGACCTTGAGAAGGGCGACGTCTCGGGCATTCTCGAGGTCCGCCACCGCACCTCCGTGGCCGACGTGGCCAAGGTGTCCCAGGACCTGTCCGCCCAGGCCGTGGGTGACGCCGTGGTGCTGCACGAGAGCGGGCTGGGCCTGTTGCTGGCCCCGGTCGACGTGCGGGACATCGAGGCGGTCGACCCGCAGTCGCTGCGGGAGGTCTTCGCGGTGCTGCGGCACCAGTACGACCTGATCGTCGTCGACGCCGGATCGCACGTCACCCCGGCCCAGGCAGCCGCGGTGGAACTGGCCGACGAGGTGGTCATGCTGGTCACCCCGGACGTCCTGGCCCTGCGCGGTCTGCGCCGCACGATCACCCAGTGGGAGAACCTCGGCGTCCGCAAGGAGAGCGACGTCCACGTGCTGGTCAACCGGGTCAGCCGGCAGTCCAGCGTGTCGATCGAGACGATCCGTCAGCTCACCCGGGCCCCGATCCTGAGTGCCGGGCTGCCGGCGATGTTCCGGCGGCTGGAGCCGGTGATCAATTCGCGTGCGCCTCTGGAACTGCGGGACGACGTGTGGTGGCGGGCCCTGCGGGTGGTCGGTCAGGAGGTCCAGGTGGTGCCGGGCGGCGGGACCGCCGAGACCCCGCCGCGCCGGGACGGCCGTCGCCGTTCCCGGCGCCGGGGCGAGGACGCCGGTCAGGCCACCCTGGAGGTGGTCGGCATCCTGCCGGCCCTGCTGGTGGTGCTCGTGGTGCTCTGGCAGCTGGCTCTCGTCGGGATGACGGCGATCTGGTCGGGCCATGCGGCATCGGCTGCGGCCCGGGCGGTCTCGGTCGGTCAGGACCCGACCGCGGCCGCGCTCGGCGAGATGCCCGGCTCGATGGCCGGTGACCTCAGCGTCCACACCTCGGGGGACGCCGTGACGGTGAGCCTGCGGGTGCCGGTGGCGGCGCCCGGCCTGGCCTCGTTCCCCGGTGGGATCGAGACCACGCGGACCGTGGTGATGGAGCCGTGA
- a CDS encoding TadE family protein, with protein MSRRNPGGRGDRGQSSLEFALLAPVLLVVGLYVFQVAVAMWTMTSTGEATREAARAFSLGRSPEAAAAAALPGALDVAGLETIGPGHGVRLTVQVPRVAPMPAMRVTREVVMP; from the coding sequence GTGAGCCGCCGGAACCCGGGCGGCCGGGGCGACCGGGGCCAGTCGAGCCTGGAGTTCGCGCTGCTCGCACCCGTTCTGCTGGTGGTCGGGCTGTACGTCTTCCAGGTGGCCGTCGCGATGTGGACCATGACGTCGACCGGCGAGGCCACCCGCGAGGCGGCCCGGGCCTTCAGCCTGGGCCGCAGTCCCGAGGCCGCGGCCGCCGCCGCGCTGCCGGGGGCGCTCGACGTGGCCGGGCTGGAGACGATCGGCCCCGGTCACGGGGTGCGGCTGACCGTGCAGGTGCCCCGGGTGGCGCCGATGCCCGCGATGCGGGTCACCCGGGAGGTGGTCATGCCATGA
- a CDS encoding CpaF family protein, with amino-acid sequence MRSYAGFASTPEAGGREAATSGNVTSDADQLLIERFKRLLLEEVDLRELGRLEMSQRRVRLERVLAHLVSREGVILSTRERAALVRRVVDESVGLGVLEPLLADPSVGEIMINGHDTIYVERFGRIQRVPSGFTSNEQLLQTIDRIVSTVNRRVDESSPMVDARIPADHRMPRGARVNVVLPPLALGGPTVTIRLFPKAYGLSELMARGSLDRATADLLAACVRARLSLVVSGGTASGKTTMLNALSAFIPGHERIVTIEDAAELALQQDHVIQLETRPANIEGQGQITIRDLVRNSLRMRPDRIVVGECRGGEALDMLQAMNTGHDGSLTTVHANSSEDAMSRLETLASMSETRIPFEALRDQVNTAVDVIVQLNRQADGTRRVTEVGFLASRRQEEFQVLPVMRWEPDAPGANGKPGAFVRYPLPATLAQRLAERGEAVPGGFQVESTHHQSVAADRGRARRPGRRASGPDTQPLGLG; translated from the coding sequence ATGAGGTCCTACGCCGGATTCGCCTCCACGCCGGAGGCCGGTGGCCGGGAGGCGGCCACCTCGGGGAATGTCACCTCGGACGCCGACCAGCTCCTGATCGAGCGGTTCAAGCGGTTGCTGCTCGAGGAGGTCGACCTCCGGGAGCTCGGTCGTCTGGAGATGTCCCAGCGCCGGGTGCGCCTGGAACGTGTTCTGGCGCACCTGGTCTCGCGTGAGGGCGTGATCCTCAGCACCCGGGAGCGGGCGGCGCTGGTGCGCCGGGTGGTCGACGAGTCGGTCGGTCTCGGCGTTCTCGAGCCCCTGCTCGCCGACCCCTCGGTCGGGGAGATCATGATCAACGGCCACGACACGATCTATGTCGAGCGGTTCGGCCGGATCCAGCGGGTGCCCTCCGGGTTCACCAGCAACGAGCAGTTGCTCCAGACGATCGACCGGATCGTCTCCACGGTGAACCGGCGGGTGGACGAGTCGAGTCCGATGGTGGACGCCCGGATCCCGGCGGACCACCGGATGCCTCGCGGCGCCCGGGTCAACGTGGTTCTGCCGCCGCTGGCGCTGGGCGGCCCGACCGTCACCATCCGGCTCTTCCCCAAGGCGTACGGGCTCAGCGAGCTGATGGCCCGGGGCAGCCTGGACCGGGCCACCGCGGACCTGCTCGCGGCCTGCGTGCGGGCCCGGCTCAGCCTCGTCGTGTCCGGCGGCACCGCGTCCGGCAAGACCACCATGCTCAACGCCCTCTCGGCGTTCATCCCCGGGCACGAGCGGATCGTCACGATCGAGGACGCCGCCGAGCTCGCGCTCCAGCAGGACCACGTGATCCAGCTGGAGACCCGGCCGGCGAACATCGAGGGGCAGGGCCAGATCACGATCCGCGACCTGGTCCGGAACTCGCTGCGGATGCGGCCCGACCGGATCGTGGTCGGGGAGTGCCGTGGCGGTGAGGCCCTGGACATGCTCCAGGCGATGAACACCGGTCACGACGGCTCGCTCACCACCGTCCACGCGAACAGCTCCGAGGACGCGATGTCGCGCCTGGAGACGCTCGCCTCGATGAGTGAGACCCGGATCCCGTTCGAGGCCCTGCGCGACCAGGTGAACACCGCGGTCGACGTCATCGTGCAGCTGAACCGGCAGGCCGACGGCACCCGGCGGGTGACCGAGGTGGGCTTCCTGGCTTCCCGGCGGCAGGAGGAGTTCCAGGTTCTGCCGGTGATGCGCTGGGAGCCCGACGCCCCCGGGGCCAACGGGAAACCCGGTGCGTTCGTGCGCTATCCGCTGCCGGCCACGCTGGCTCAGCGTCTGGCCGAGCGCGGCGAGGCGGTGCCGGGCGGTTTCCAGGTGGAGTCCACTCACCACCAGTCGGTCGCCGCCGATCGGGGCCGCGCGCGCCGGCCGGGCCGTCGGGCGTCGGGTCCGGACACGCAACCTCTCGGGCTGGGATGA
- a CDS encoding type II secretion system F family protein produces the protein MNLIILILVFLAAGSFLAGAGQFLSVSSGRRQVVQAVMGDDYYAGADRLERADRVFRATSVGRRLEREMILAGVDRRPVVVFGAGVGVGLAAALGLWALLAPLFGVIGVLAGLVAVRTYLRRERSRRLEAFIAQMPELARVLANATNAGLSISTAVATAGAELAEPARTEMLRISERVGFGVPMETALRELQERLESREVAVLTATLVVSARSGGSLVSALREIADTLEMRKETRREVRTTLAQSVITGYLVLGIGFLILVGLNFMYPGSVRQMTTQLVGQIALAIAGILATVGMIMIRKLTRIEA, from the coding sequence GTGAACCTGATCATCCTGATTCTCGTGTTCCTCGCGGCGGGGTCGTTCCTCGCCGGGGCGGGGCAGTTCCTCTCGGTCTCCAGCGGTCGCCGCCAGGTGGTCCAGGCAGTCATGGGCGACGACTACTACGCCGGGGCGGACCGGCTGGAACGGGCCGACCGGGTCTTCCGGGCCACGTCGGTCGGACGGCGCCTGGAACGGGAGATGATCCTGGCCGGTGTGGACCGGCGTCCGGTGGTGGTCTTCGGCGCCGGGGTCGGCGTCGGGCTGGCCGCCGCGCTCGGTCTCTGGGCCCTGCTCGCCCCGCTGTTCGGGGTGATCGGGGTGCTGGCCGGGCTGGTCGCGGTGCGCACCTACCTGCGCCGCGAGCGCAGTCGTCGTCTTGAGGCGTTCATCGCCCAGATGCCAGAACTGGCAAGGGTTCTCGCCAACGCCACGAACGCCGGGCTGTCGATCTCGACGGCCGTCGCCACGGCCGGGGCCGAACTGGCCGAGCCCGCCCGCACCGAGATGCTGCGGATCAGCGAGCGGGTCGGCTTCGGCGTGCCGATGGAGACCGCCCTGCGTGAGCTCCAGGAACGGCTGGAGTCCCGGGAGGTCGCCGTCCTGACCGCGACCCTCGTCGTCAGCGCCCGCAGCGGTGGGTCCCTGGTGTCCGCCCTCCGGGAGATCGCCGACACGCTGGAGATGCGCAAGGAGACCCGGCGGGAGGTCCGCACCACCCTGGCCCAGTCGGTGATCACCGGCTACCTGGTGCTGGGTATCGGATTCCTGATCCTGGTCGGCCTCAACTTCATGTACCCCGGATCGGTGCGGCAGATGACCACCCAGCTGGTCGGGCAGATCGCCCTGGCCATCGCCGGGATCCTGGCCACCGTGGGGATGATCATGATCCGCAAGCTCACCCGGATCGAGGCGTGA
- a CDS encoding type II secretion system F family protein, which yields MPAVLPALAALVAALLFVRGWRLLRSDDIEGLDVGDLVLLSREQQKASSGGPMSRMGGALVPALRALLGPKGLRWLDRQVTLAGRPDGATADTVLRNAGTWIVMFGPIAVFTLLSGQFFLALLSVAAIVIMPLARLSRARRVRQERLDRDLPDFLDILSVTVSAGVAFRPALLRVAERYGGPLAEEMTLTLNQMANGASRRTAFTHLRDRNDSEALAQFVTAFLQSEELGAPLAQTLKQIALEMRRSSAQRMRRRAAQAAPRVTLVTSMVLVPGILVLVFVGMYIGSDVDFGSLFGGT from the coding sequence ATGCCGGCGGTGCTGCCGGCGCTGGCCGCACTGGTCGCCGCCCTGCTGTTCGTCCGCGGCTGGCGGCTCCTGCGCTCCGACGACATCGAGGGTCTCGACGTCGGCGACCTGGTTCTGCTGAGTCGTGAGCAGCAGAAGGCCTCCTCCGGCGGGCCGATGTCGCGGATGGGCGGTGCCCTGGTGCCGGCGCTGCGCGCGCTGCTGGGGCCCAAGGGCCTGCGCTGGCTCGACCGTCAGGTCACGCTGGCCGGCCGGCCCGACGGCGCGACGGCCGACACGGTGCTGCGCAACGCCGGAACCTGGATCGTCATGTTCGGTCCCATCGCGGTGTTCACCCTGCTCAGCGGCCAGTTCTTCCTGGCCCTGCTGTCGGTGGCCGCGATCGTCATCATGCCCCTGGCCCGGCTCTCCCGGGCCCGCCGGGTTCGGCAGGAGCGACTGGACCGGGACCTGCCCGACTTCCTCGACATCCTGAGCGTCACCGTGTCGGCGGGCGTCGCGTTCCGGCCCGCCCTGCTCCGGGTGGCCGAGCGCTACGGCGGCCCGCTGGCCGAGGAGATGACGCTGACCCTGAACCAGATGGCCAACGGGGCCAGCCGGCGCACGGCCTTCACGCATCTGCGCGACCGCAACGACTCCGAGGCCCTGGCCCAGTTCGTCACCGCGTTCCTCCAGTCCGAGGAACTCGGTGCCCCCCTCGCCCAGACGCTCAAGCAGATCGCCCTGGAGATGCGGCGCAGCAGTGCCCAGCGGATGCGCCGCCGGGCGGCCCAGGCCGCGCCCCGGGTGACGCTGGTGACCAGCATGGTGCTGGTGCCGGGGATCCTGGTGCTGGTGTTCGTCGGCATGTACATCGGCTCGGACGTCGACTTCGGCTCGCTGTTCGGGGGAACCTGA
- a CDS encoding sensor histidine kinase, with the protein MVLSERHLARFRAAPPTDERIQSLKLAMLVRQASIGVGLIGLIGERLTVEILVAVVLLGASSTAGVLDPRFLKLLMRHPLLGLVDVLLVVAVLGVLGVDSPLAIAALSTAFLIGLLYPLSVACLLGPVLAIAYAAAAVHEHRGDTAPPFLLLYGLPVAFLCLVWIGHSVSRIYQAQQAAERELAMHVQAAAASDERARLAREMHDSLAKSLQGIAFGASALPVWVTKDGDRAQMMASDLAVSAKQAVQEARTLLTRMRTDQPQRPFHEVMDEVLRAWAAQHGHQLCSRLEPAPALGADARYELLAALGEALENVHRHAPGAPVEVTLEGSDEFATLTIRDQGPGFAPDILKVRESEGHFGVRGMRERLQEIGGTCRIDSRPGTGTTVILRVPLSDVNLLPPLRIRELET; encoded by the coding sequence ATGGTGCTCTCCGAACGACATCTCGCCCGGTTCCGGGCCGCGCCCCCGACCGACGAGCGGATCCAGAGCCTCAAGCTGGCCATGCTGGTGCGGCAGGCGTCCATCGGTGTGGGCCTGATCGGCCTGATCGGCGAAAGACTCACCGTGGAGATCCTGGTCGCGGTCGTGCTGCTCGGGGCCAGCAGCACGGCGGGGGTTCTCGACCCGCGCTTCCTGAAACTGCTGATGCGTCACCCGCTGCTCGGCCTCGTCGACGTCCTGCTGGTCGTCGCGGTGCTGGGGGTGCTGGGGGTGGACAGCCCGCTGGCGATCGCCGCCCTGAGCACGGCGTTCCTGATCGGCCTGCTGTACCCGCTGTCGGTCGCCTGCCTGCTCGGCCCGGTGCTGGCGATCGCCTACGCGGCGGCGGCCGTGCACGAGCACCGGGGGGACACCGCCCCGCCGTTCCTGCTCCTCTACGGCCTGCCGGTGGCCTTCCTCTGCCTGGTCTGGATCGGGCACTCGGTGTCGCGGATCTACCAGGCGCAACAGGCGGCGGAGCGCGAGCTGGCCATGCACGTCCAGGCGGCAGCGGCCAGCGACGAACGGGCCCGGCTGGCCCGGGAGATGCACGACTCGCTGGCGAAATCGTTGCAGGGCATCGCGTTCGGGGCATCGGCGTTGCCGGTGTGGGTGACGAAGGACGGCGACCGGGCCCAGATGATGGCCTCCGACCTCGCGGTCAGCGCGAAGCAGGCGGTCCAGGAGGCCCGCACGTTGCTCACCCGGATGCGCACCGACCAGCCCCAGCGTCCGTTCCACGAGGTGATGGACGAGGTTCTGCGGGCCTGGGCGGCGCAGCACGGCCATCAGCTGTGCAGCCGGCTGGAACCCGCACCCGCTCTGGGGGCCGATGCCCGTTACGAACTGCTGGCCGCGCTCGGGGAGGCACTGGAGAACGTGCACCGGCACGCCCCCGGGGCGCCCGTCGAGGTGACGCTGGAAGGCAGCGACGAGTTCGCCACCCTGACGATCCGGGACCAGGGGCCGGGTTTCGCTCCGGACATCCTGAAGGTACGAGAGAGCGAAGGGCATTTCGGCGTGCGCGGCATGCGTGAACGGTTGCAGGAGATCGGTGGCACCTGCCGGATCGACTCCCGGCCGGGAACCGGGACGACGGTGATTCTGCGGGTGCCGCTGTCCGACGTGAATCTGCTGCCCCCTCTGCGGATCCGGGAGCTGGAGACATGA
- a CDS encoding response regulator, whose translation MRPVSVLVVDDNAGVRSGLCDLLGTCPDLHVVGEAWDGERAVELTRSLQPDVVLLDVRMPRRDGVSAAAEISRTSRVLMMTFTEDHEVIRNAVAAGASGYLVHGAFEPEDLVNSVLAVARGSGVFSVGALAALRQVPEPAPQPLPRPDFGLSERQAEILELIAEGLSNGEIAERCFLSEKTVKNHINRIFATLGVRTRSEAIARWFRAGRAG comes from the coding sequence ATGAGACCGGTTTCGGTACTGGTCGTCGACGACAACGCCGGAGTGCGTTCCGGTCTGTGCGACCTCCTCGGGACCTGCCCGGACCTGCACGTCGTCGGTGAGGCGTGGGACGGCGAGCGGGCCGTCGAGCTGACCCGGTCGCTCCAGCCCGACGTGGTGCTGCTCGACGTCCGGATGCCCCGCCGCGACGGGGTCAGCGCCGCCGCCGAGATCTCGCGCACCAGCCGGGTTCTGATGATGACCTTCACCGAGGACCACGAAGTGATCCGGAACGCGGTGGCGGCGGGGGCGTCGGGCTATCTGGTGCACGGCGCCTTCGAGCCGGAAGACCTGGTGAACAGCGTGCTGGCGGTGGCCCGCGGGTCGGGGGTGTTCTCGGTGGGTGCGCTCGCCGCGCTCCGTCAGGTGCCCGAGCCCGCGCCGCAACCGTTGCCACGACCGGATTTCGGGCTCAGCGAGCGGCAGGCGGAGATTCTTGAGCTGATCGCCGAGGGGCTGTCCAACGGGGAGATCGCCGAGCGCTGCTTCCTTTCCGAGAAGACGGTGAAGAACCACATCAACCGGATCTTCGCCACGCTCGGCGTGCGGACGCGAAGTGAGGCCATCGCCCGGTGGTTCCGGGCCGGCCGGGCCGGGTAG
- a CDS encoding OmpA family protein, protein MVGRIVSVLAGALCLVSGQLLMPAAQAATPDSGSAWEQQRVPVLGSVTMTESQESGGARATVLVNGVRRIDGATVVYFSGGLPAGSGPVSWASFTRSRSDRLREVYTYIGQIRLVDFENRQIYLPLVREAADGGRNDEVLASPEEAWPADESGGTFYTFYAVMPELPADLKTVDVMVGNGDMVHDVAVGDGVLEPAVEQTGPIRLGEGWPQIDQAAAAASFQPEQSVYPLDTETSDLEQTVTARSDSDSTSVDLAADVLFEVDSAELGGEAGPALEKAAKQVNESAAGGRIEIAGHTDDTGGDAHNLDLSKRRAQAVADELEPLITVSGVTFTVSGKGEADPVATNGTDEGRKKNRRVSVVFSPKDGK, encoded by the coding sequence GTGGTCGGGAGGATCGTGTCGGTGCTCGCCGGTGCCCTCTGCCTGGTCTCCGGCCAGCTGCTGATGCCGGCCGCGCAGGCGGCCACCCCGGATTCCGGCTCCGCGTGGGAGCAGCAGCGGGTTCCGGTTCTCGGGTCGGTCACGATGACCGAGAGCCAGGAGTCAGGTGGCGCCCGTGCCACCGTTCTGGTGAACGGGGTGCGCCGCATCGACGGCGCCACGGTGGTCTACTTCTCCGGTGGTCTTCCGGCCGGCAGCGGGCCGGTGAGCTGGGCGTCCTTCACCCGCAGTCGCAGCGACCGGCTGCGCGAGGTATACACCTACATCGGGCAGATCCGTCTCGTCGACTTCGAGAACCGGCAGATCTACCTGCCTCTCGTGCGGGAGGCGGCGGACGGCGGCCGGAACGACGAGGTGCTGGCCTCGCCCGAGGAGGCCTGGCCGGCCGATGAGTCCGGTGGCACTTTCTACACGTTCTATGCCGTCATGCCCGAACTGCCGGCCGACCTGAAGACCGTGGACGTGATGGTCGGGAACGGCGACATGGTGCACGACGTCGCGGTCGGCGACGGGGTGCTGGAACCGGCCGTGGAGCAGACCGGCCCGATCCGGCTGGGGGAGGGCTGGCCACAGATCGACCAGGCCGCGGCGGCCGCGTCCTTCCAGCCCGAACAGTCCGTGTACCCGCTCGACACCGAGACCTCGGACCTGGAGCAGACCGTGACCGCGCGCTCCGACTCAGATTCCACGTCGGTCGATCTCGCGGCCGACGTCCTGTTCGAGGTGGACTCGGCCGAGCTGGGCGGCGAAGCCGGGCCCGCGCTGGAGAAGGCGGCGAAACAGGTGAACGAGTCGGCGGCGGGCGGCCGGATCGAGATCGCCGGGCACACCGACGACACCGGCGGTGACGCGCACAACCTCGACCTGTCCAAGCGCCGGGCCCAGGCGGTCGCCGACGAACTGGAACCGCTGATCACGGTTTCCGGAGTCACCTTCACCGTGTCCGGCAAGGGGGAGGCCGATCCGGTCGCCACCAACGGCACGGACGAGGGGCGGAAGAAGAACCGCCGGGTGAGTGTCGTCTTCAGCCCGAAGGACGGGAAGTGA
- a CDS encoding barstar family protein, protein MNQWWINSRPWLHLSPEDVDPEALRASAPVRPAVVLEFDGDRLRDLDSLFQEFAREFGFPEYFGGNWPAFAECIGDLAWLQARAYVVLIRRPELLLEASPADRDTFFRVMNGVCQGWANAFALPAGFGGGEVPFNLVLLLDGSVREDLTRAIGDYL, encoded by the coding sequence ATGAATCAATGGTGGATCAACAGCCGTCCATGGCTGCACCTGAGCCCGGAAGACGTTGATCCGGAGGCTCTTCGGGCGTCCGCTCCGGTGCGACCGGCCGTCGTGCTGGAGTTCGACGGGGACCGGTTGCGCGACCTGGACAGTCTGTTCCAGGAGTTCGCCCGCGAGTTCGGGTTCCCCGAGTACTTCGGGGGCAACTGGCCGGCTTTCGCCGAGTGCATCGGCGACCTGGCCTGGCTCCAGGCCCGGGCCTACGTGGTGCTGATCCGCCGGCCGGAGCTCCTGCTCGAGGCGAGTCCGGCCGATCGGGACACCTTCTTCAGAGTCATGAACGGCGTCTGCCAGGGGTGGGCGAACGCCTTCGCGCTGCCGGCCGGTTTCGGGGGCGGGGAGGTGCCGTTCAACCTGGTTCTGCTGCTGGACGGGTCCGTCCGGGAAGACCTCACCAGGGCGATCGGCGACTACCTGTAG
- a CDS encoding DUF3592 domain-containing protein — protein sequence MYDTGDTMLMMRVVLGALVLLCVAVGLLRRRRQDDLRRSWPQVPGEVVGTRAPIGGGARHQPVIRYRTQEGETITLIRESGVSIATPVTGRRVPVWYDPADPQRFRTQVYPVDRHGSFSFGVAVLLAVIFLVAWL from the coding sequence ATGTACGACACCGGCGACACGATGCTGATGATGCGCGTCGTGCTGGGAGCGCTGGTCCTGCTGTGCGTGGCGGTGGGTCTGCTGCGCCGGCGGCGCCAGGACGACCTGCGCCGGTCCTGGCCGCAGGTGCCGGGTGAGGTGGTGGGCACGCGGGCCCCGATCGGTGGCGGGGCGCGTCACCAGCCGGTGATCCGCTACCGCACGCAAGAAGGCGAAACCATCACCCTTATAAGGGAATCCGGTGTCAGCATCGCCACTCCGGTGACCGGACGGCGGGTTCCGGTCTGGTACGACCCGGCGGACCCGCAGCGCTTCCGCACGCAGGTCTATCCGGTCGACCGGCACGGCTCGTTCTCGTTCGGCGTGGCCGTTCTGCTGGCCGTGATCTTCCTGGTGGCCTGGCTGTGA